From a region of the Eulemur rufifrons isolate Redbay chromosome 7, OSU_ERuf_1, whole genome shotgun sequence genome:
- the KLHL40 gene encoding kelch-like protein 40 produces MALGLEQAEEQRLYQQTLLQDGLKDMLDHGKFLDCVVRAGEREFPCHRLVLAACSPYFRARFLAEPERAGELRLEEVSPDVVAQVLHYLYTSEISLDEASVQDLFAAAHRFQIPSIFTICVSFLQKRLCLSNCLAVFRLGLLLDCARLAVAARDFICAHFTLVARDADFLGLSADELIAIISSDGLNVEKEEAVFEAVMRWAGSGDSEAQAERQRALPTVFESVRCRLLPRSFLETRVERHPLVRAQPELLRKVQMVKDAHEGRITTLRKKKKGKEAAGAEEAAKGTSEAKEDEEAERVLPGILNDTLRFGMFLQDLIFMISEEGAVAYDPAANECYCASLSNQVPKNHVSLVTKENQVFVAGGLFYNEDNKEDPMSAYFLQFDHLDSEWLGMPPLPSPRCLFGLGEALNSIYVVGGREVKDGERCLDSVMCYDRLSFKWGESDPLPYAVYGHAVLSHMDLVYVIGGKGSDRKCLNKMCVYDPKKFEWKELAPMKTARSLFGATIHDGRIFVAAGVTDTGLTSSAEVYSIADNKWAPFEAFSQERSSLSLVSLAGTLYAIGGFATLETESGELVPTELNDIWRYNEDEKKWEGVLREIAYAAGATFLPVRLNVLRLTKM; encoded by the exons ATGGCGCTGGGCTTGGAGCAGGCGGAGGAGCAGCGGTTGTACCAGCAGACGCTCCTGCAAGACGGGCTCAAGGACATGCTGGACCACGGCAAGTTCCTCGACTGTGTGGTGCGGGCGGGCGAGCGCGAGTTCCCGTGCCACCGCCTGGTGCTGGCCGCCTGCAGCCCCTACTTCCGGGCGCGCTTCCTGGCTGAGCCAGAGCGAGCGGGCGAGCTGCGCCTGGAGGAGGTGTCCCCGGACGTGGTGGCCCAGGTGCTGCACTACCTGTACACGTCGGAGATCTCGCTGGACGAGGCGAGCGTGCAGGATTTGTTCGCCGCGGCGCACCGCTTCCAGATCCCGTCCATCTTCACCATCTGCGTGTCCTTCCTGCAGAAGCGCCTGTGCCTCTCCAACTGCCTGGCCgtcttccgcctcggcctcctgctCGACTGCGCGCGCCTCGCGGTGGCTGCCCGCGATTTCATCTGCGCGCACTTCACGCTAGTGGCGCGCGACGCCGACTTCCTCGGACTCTCGGCTGACGAGCTCATCGCCATCATCTCCAGCGACGGCCTCAACGTGGAGAAGGAGGAGGCGGTGTTCGAGGCGGTGATGAGGTGGGCGGGCAGCGGCGACTCCGAGGCGCAGGCCGAGCGCCAGCGCGCGCTGCCCACAGTCTTTGAGAGCGTGCGCTGCCGCCTGCTGCCACGCTCCTTCCTGGAGACCCGCGTAGAGCGCCACCCTCTCGTGCGTGCCCAGCCCGAGTTGCTGCGCAAGGTGCAGATGGTGAAGGACGCGCACGAGGGCCGCATCACCACGCTGCGCAAGaagaagaaggggaaagaggCAGCCGGGGCCGAGGAGGCCGCCAAAGGCACATCCGAAGCCAAGGAGGACGAGGAGGCCGAACGCGTTTTACCTGGGATCCTCAATGACACCCTGCGCTTTGGCATGTTCTTGCAGGACCTTATCTTCATGATCAGCGAGGAGGGCGCTGTGGCCTACGATCCAGCAGCCAACGAATGCTATTGTGCCTCCCTCTCCAACCAGGTCCCCAAGAATCATGTCAGCTTGGTCACCAAGGAGAACCAGGTCTTCGTGGCTGGAGGCCTTTTCTACAACGAGGACAACAAAGAGGACCCCATGAGCGCTTACTTCCTTCAG TTTGACCACCTGGACTCAGAGTGGCTGGGGATGCCGCCGCTGCCCTCCCCACGCTGCCTCTTCGGCCTGGGAGAGGCTCTCAACTCCATCTACGTGGTCGGCGGCCGAGAGGTCAAGGACGGCGAGCGCTGCCTGGACTCGGTCATGTGCTACGACAGGCT GTCGTTCAAATGGGGCGAATCGGATCCGCTGCCTTATGCCGTGTATGGCCACGCGGTGCTCTCCCACATGGACCTTGTCTACGTCATTGGCGGCAAAGGCAGCGACAG gaaaTGCCTGAACAAAATGTGCGTCTATGACCCCAAGAAGTTCGAGTGGAAGGAGCTGGCACCCATGAAGACCGCCCGCTCACTCTTTGGTGCCACCATCCATGACGGCCGCATTTTTGTGGCGGCTGGGGTCACCGACACAGGGCTGACCAGCTCTGCCGAGGTGTACAGCATCGCAGACAACAA GTGGGCGCCCTTTGAGGCCTTCTCGCAGGAGCGCAGCTCGCTCAGCCTGGTCAGCCTGGCAGGCACCCTCTATGCCATCGGTGGCTTTGCCACCCTGGAGACCGAGTCCGGAGAGCTGGTTCCCACAGAGCTCAACGACATCTGGAG GTATAACGAGGATGAGAAGAAGTGGGAGGGTGTCCTGCGGGAGATCGCCTACGCGGCAGGTGCCACCTTCCTACCTGTGCGCCTCAATGTGCTGCGCCTGACCAAGATGTGA
- the HHATL gene encoding protein-cysteine N-palmitoyltransferase HHAT-like protein yields the protein MGIKTALPAAELGLYSLVLSGALAYAGRGLLEASQDGAHRKSFRESVRPGWEYIGRKMDVADFEWVMWFTSFRNIIVFALSGHVLFAKLCTMVAPQLRSWVYAVYGALAVAGTMGPWYLLLLLGHCVGLYVASLLGQPWLCLGLGLASLASFKMDPLISWQSGFVTGTFDLQEVLFQGGSGFTVLRCTSFALESCAHPDRRYSLADLLKYNFYLPFFFFGPIMTFDRFHTQVSQAEPVRPEGELWRIRAQAGLSVVAIMAVDIFFHFFYILTIPGDLKFVNRLPDSALAGLAYSNLVYDWVKAAVLFGVVNTVARLDHLDPPQPPKCITALYVFGETHFDRGINDWLCKYVYDHIGGEHSQVIPELGASVATFAITTLWLGPCDIVYLWSSLNCFGLNFELWVQKLAEWGPLARTEASLSEQMSRRVRALFGAMNFWAIIMYNLVSLNSLEFTELVARRLLLTGFPQTTLAVLSVTYCGVQLVKERERTLALEEEQKQDKEKLE from the exons ATGGGCATCAAGACAGCGTTGCCTGCGGCTGAGCTGGGCCTCTACTCCCTGGTGCTGAGCGGAGCGCTGGCCTATGCTGGCCGGGGCCTCCTCGAGGCTTCGCAAG ATGGGGCCCACAGGAAGTCCTTCCGAGAGTCCGTGCGACCCGGCTGGGAGTACATTGGCCGGAAGATG GATGTGGCTGACTTCGAGTGGGTGATGTGGTTCACCTCCTTCCGCAACATCATTGTCTTCGCCCTCTCGGGACATGTGCTGTTTGCTAAACTCTGCACGATGGTGGCCCCCCAG CTCCGCTCCTGGGTGTACGCTGTGTACGGGGCTCTGGCCGTGGCAGGCACGATGGGCCCTTGgtacctgctgctgctgcttggtCACTGTGTGGGCCTCTACGTGGCCTCACTCTTGGGCCAGCCCTGGCTCTGTCTCGGCCTGGGCCTGGCTAGCCTGGCCTCCTTCAAGATGGACCCCCTCATCTCGTGGCAG AGCGGGTTTGTGACAGGCACTTTTGATCTACAAGAGGTGCTGTTTCAGGGGGGCAGTGGCTTCACAGTGCTGCGCTGCACCAGCTTTGCGCTGGAGAGCTGTGCCCACCCTGATCGCCGCTACTCCCTAGCTGACCTGCTCAAGTACAACTTCTACCTGCCCTTCTTCTTCTTTGGGCCCATCATGACCTTTGATCGCTTCCACACCCAG GTGAGCCAAGCGGAGCCAGTGAGGCCCGAGGGCGAGCTGTGGCGCATCCGGGCCCAGGCGGGCCTCAGCGTGGTGGCCATCATGGCCGTGGACATCTTCTTTCACTTCTTCTACATCCTCACCATCCCCGGTGACCTCAAGTTCGTCAACCGCCTCCCAGACAGTGCCCTCG CTGGCCTCGCCTATTCAAACCTGGTGTACGACTGGGTGAAGGCAGCCGTCCTCTTTGGCGTCGTCAACACCGTGGCACGGCTCGACCACCTGGACCCCCCCCAGCCTCCAAAGTGCATCACAGCACTCTACGTCTTCGGGGAAAC GCACTTCGACCGTGGCATCAATGACTGGCTTTGCAA ATATGTGTATGACCACATTGGTGGGGAGCACTCCCAGGTGATCCCAGAGCTAGGGGCCTCGGTGGCCACATTTGCTATCACCACTCTGTGGCTCGGGCCTTGTGACATTGTCTACCTGTGGTCATCCCTTAACTGCTTTGGCCTCAACTTTGAGCTCTGGGTACAGAAGCTGGCAGAGTGGGGGCCCCTAGCACGAACTGAG GCCTCTCTGTCGGAGCAGATGTCCCGCAGGGTGCGGGCCCTCTTTGGGGCCATGAACTTCTGGGCTATCATCATGTACAACCTTGTGAGCCTGAACAGCCTCGAGTTCACAGAGCTGGTTGCCCGGCGCCTGCTACTCACAG GGTTCCCACAGACCACGCTGGCCGTCCTGTCTGTCACCTACTGTGGTGTCCAGCTGGTGAAGGAGCGTGAGCGAACCCTGGCTCTGGAGGAGGAGCAGAAGCAGGACAAAGAGAAGCTGGAGTAG